A genome region from Thermodesulfatator atlanticus DSM 21156 includes the following:
- a CDS encoding adenylosuccinate synthase, which yields MASVVIVGTQWGDEGKGKIVDLLTQDADVIVRFQGGNNAGHTIMFDGKKFILHLIPSGIFHENKKCLIGNGVVIDPSVLLEEIDNLEKNGIPVKPGRLLISERAHLIMPYHKAIDHGREAKRGKTKIGTTGRGIGPCYEDKIARRGIKVGDLLDEALFREKLSEILEEKNFYLEKYLSCEPLSFDEIFDAYLRMGERLAPYVTNVSVELEIARGQGAKILFEGAQGTQLDIDHGTYPFVTSSNTVAGGACHGAGVGPTTIDFVMGICKAYTTRVGGGPFPTELSDEIGLHMREKGAEFGSTTGRPRRCGWLDGVVLKEAVRLNGLSGLAITKLDVLSGLNPLKVCVAYELDGKRLEVIPGNIKEFSSLKPIYEELPGWQEDISQVKDIGELPENCKNYLRFIEDFAGVPIDIVSLGPVRDQTIVLRNPFKGS from the coding sequence ATGGCCTCAGTTGTAATAGTCGGTACCCAATGGGGGGATGAAGGAAAGGGTAAAATTGTTGATCTCCTTACCCAGGATGCAGATGTCATCGTGCGTTTTCAGGGTGGGAATAACGCCGGGCATACCATTATGTTTGACGGCAAAAAGTTTATCCTTCATCTTATTCCCTCGGGCATCTTTCATGAGAACAAAAAGTGCCTTATAGGAAACGGGGTTGTTATTGATCCCTCAGTTCTTCTTGAAGAAATCGACAACCTTGAAAAAAATGGCATCCCGGTAAAGCCAGGGCGTTTGCTCATCAGTGAACGCGCCCACTTGATAATGCCCTACCATAAAGCCATAGACCACGGTCGTGAGGCCAAGCGCGGAAAAACTAAGATTGGTACTACCGGCAGGGGCATTGGCCCATGTTATGAAGATAAAATTGCCCGTCGCGGCATAAAAGTAGGCGATCTCCTTGATGAGGCCCTTTTCCGGGAAAAACTTTCAGAAATCCTTGAAGAAAAGAATTTTTACCTGGAAAAATATCTTTCCTGTGAGCCTCTTTCATTTGATGAAATATTCGATGCGTATCTCCGCATGGGTGAAAGGCTTGCCCCCTACGTAACTAACGTTTCCGTTGAGCTTGAAATAGCCAGGGGCCAAGGGGCAAAGATCCTCTTTGAAGGGGCCCAAGGAACACAGCTAGACATTGACCACGGCACTTATCCTTTTGTTACTTCTTCAAACACCGTAGCTGGCGGGGCTTGTCATGGGGCAGGAGTAGGGCCCACCACCATCGATTTTGTTATGGGGATTTGTAAGGCTTACACCACAAGAGTTGGCGGGGGGCCGTTTCCCACCGAACTCTCAGACGAAATCGGTCTTCACATGCGGGAAAAAGGTGCAGAATTTGGTTCCACTACCGGAAGACCTAGGCGTTGTGGCTGGCTTGACGGTGTTGTCTTGAAGGAAGCGGTGCGGTTAAACGGGCTTTCAGGTCTTGCCATCACCAAGCTCGACGTGCTTTCTGGCCTTAATCCCCTTAAAGTCTGCGTGGCTTATGAGCTTGACGGCAAGCGCCTTGAAGTAATCCCCGGAAACATCAAAGAATTCAGCAGTCTTAAGCCTATTTATGAAGAGCTTCCTGGTTGGCAGGAAGATATTTCTCAGGTAAAAGACATAGGAGAACTCCCTGAAAATTGCAAAAACTATCTCAGGTTCATTGAAGACTTTGCCGGGGTTCCCATTGATATAGTTTCTCTCGGCCCTGTGAGAGATCAAACAATAGTTTTGCGAAATCCTTTTAAAGGATCGTAA
- the glp gene encoding molybdopterin molybdotransferase MoeA, which produces MSEVLSEIKQFESLPKERVFLLEALGRFLAEDLSSPEDLPPFSRATMDGYAVSAKDTFGARETEPVILKVIGEILMGEKPRFSLHPGEAARIATGGMLPEGADAVVMVEYTEENLGLVEIKKPVAPYENIIQQGEDFKKGQIVFARGTKITPAVIGVMAGLGITNIPVRKKPRVAILSTGDELIPPEKPIEPGKIRDINSYSLFAAIKEAGGEPKIYGIVPDVAEELFERLKVAFEENDVVLISGGSSVGTRDYTLKAISQLPGAQLICHGVAVKPGKPTILGKVQEKAIFGLPGQVASALLIFYLMVRPLLLHLQGANEKHLFLKKILAYAERNIPSAPGREDYIRVKLTPFEKGFTATPIFKKSGLISSMAEADGFLRIPESSEGIYEGELAEVFLLP; this is translated from the coding sequence GTGAGTGAAGTTCTTAGCGAAATAAAGCAATTTGAGTCCCTGCCCAAAGAAAGAGTCTTTCTTCTAGAAGCTTTGGGGCGCTTTCTTGCTGAAGATTTATCTTCTCCAGAAGATTTACCTCCTTTTTCTCGGGCCACCATGGATGGCTACGCTGTATCTGCCAAGGACACCTTTGGTGCCAGGGAAACCGAGCCCGTTATTCTTAAAGTCATCGGCGAAATTTTGATGGGGGAGAAACCGCGTTTTTCCTTACACCCTGGAGAAGCCGCACGCATTGCCACAGGAGGCATGCTCCCAGAAGGCGCAGACGCTGTGGTCATGGTGGAATACACCGAAGAAAACCTTGGGCTAGTGGAAATAAAAAAACCCGTAGCTCCTTATGAAAACATTATCCAGCAGGGTGAAGACTTTAAAAAAGGACAAATTGTTTTTGCCAGGGGAACCAAAATTACCCCTGCGGTCATCGGGGTAATGGCAGGACTCGGCATAACTAACATCCCTGTAAGGAAAAAACCCCGTGTCGCGATTCTATCCACGGGAGATGAGCTTATCCCACCTGAAAAACCAATAGAACCAGGAAAAATTCGAGACATTAACTCCTATTCCCTTTTTGCGGCTATCAAAGAAGCAGGCGGAGAACCAAAGATCTACGGCATTGTTCCTGATGTAGCAGAAGAACTCTTCGAAAGATTAAAGGTCGCTTTTGAAGAAAACGACGTGGTCTTAATCTCAGGGGGTTCTTCTGTTGGGACCAGGGACTATACCCTTAAGGCCATTTCTCAACTACCTGGAGCCCAACTTATCTGCCATGGCGTAGCAGTTAAACCCGGAAAGCCTACCATCCTTGGAAAGGTCCAAGAAAAAGCTATTTTTGGCCTCCCCGGGCAAGTGGCAAGTGCTCTTCTCATTTTTTATTTGATGGTTAGGCCGCTTCTACTGCATCTTCAAGGAGCTAACGAAAAACATCTTTTTCTTAAAAAGATTTTGGCCTATGCCGAAAGAAATATCCCCTCTGCCCCTGGCCGAGAAGACTATATCCGCGTAAAGTTGACTCCCTTTGAAAAGGGCTTTACCGCCACCCCCATATTTAAAAAGTCAGGCTTAATTTCCTCTATGGCTGAAGCCGACGGATTTTTGCGTATTCCTGAAAGCTCTGAAGGAATTTATGAGGGAGAGCTCGCAGAAGTTTTCTTGCTTCCTTAA
- a CDS encoding PIN/TRAM domain-containing protein, which yields MLKKLLVVGLFLVCAFLGFFAFKNLPYAHQYKWFPYLGILVGFGIAGLAIFIEQVFRKVPLPVIIGGTVGLFLGLGLARLLSLVFEQLNTGLFSAFLYGLLSVFFGYIGLVLGGRKFQEIRMPDSVSNAVSFVSKRFPKRECPKVVDTSAIIDGRLADLCETGWVDGPLIIPSFVLAELQHIADSTDPHKRARGRRGLDTLQRIQEAGTVEVRIVEQDFPEIKEIDDKLVELCREIGAKLITTDYNLNKIARLKGVPVLNINELALALKPIVTPGETLKITLVKEGKEKHQGVGYLDDGTMVVVENARDLIGNEVEIVVTSLLQTPAGRIIFGKLKEANAKKAVA from the coding sequence GTGCTGAAAAAGCTTCTGGTGGTAGGGCTTTTCTTAGTTTGTGCCTTCCTAGGTTTTTTTGCCTTCAAGAACCTCCCATATGCCCACCAATATAAATGGTTTCCTTACTTGGGCATCTTGGTGGGTTTTGGCATAGCGGGTCTTGCTATCTTCATCGAACAGGTATTTAGAAAAGTTCCACTTCCGGTGATAATTGGCGGCACTGTCGGCCTTTTTTTAGGTCTTGGTTTGGCACGGTTACTTTCCCTTGTTTTCGAACAACTCAATACCGGACTATTCAGCGCTTTTCTTTATGGCCTTCTTTCGGTTTTCTTTGGCTATATTGGTTTGGTGCTTGGAGGGCGTAAGTTTCAAGAAATTCGCATGCCTGATTCGGTTTCAAATGCGGTCTCTTTTGTTTCAAAGCGCTTTCCTAAACGGGAATGCCCAAAAGTAGTAGATACAAGCGCCATAATTGATGGCCGTTTGGCAGATTTATGCGAAACCGGCTGGGTAGATGGCCCACTAATCATACCTTCTTTTGTTTTAGCGGAGCTTCAACACATAGCCGACAGCACCGACCCCCACAAACGTGCCCGTGGGCGCAGAGGCCTTGATACCCTTCAGCGTATTCAGGAGGCTGGCACGGTAGAAGTGCGCATAGTGGAGCAAGATTTCCCTGAAATCAAAGAAATAGACGACAAGCTCGTTGAGCTTTGCCGTGAAATAGGCGCTAAACTGATTACCACGGACTATAACCTTAACAAGATAGCGAGGCTTAAAGGTGTGCCAGTGCTCAACATCAATGAACTTGCCCTTGCGCTTAAGCCCATTGTTACTCCTGGAGAAACCCTGAAGATAACTCTGGTCAAAGAAGGAAAAGAAAAACACCAGGGGGTGGGCTACCTTGATGATGGCACCATGGTGGTGGTGGAAAACGCAAGGGATCTCATTGGTAACGAAGTAGAAATCGTAGTAACAAGCCTTTTGCAGACCCCTGCTGGGCGCATTATTTTCGGGAAATTAAAAGAAGCCAACGCTAAAAAAGCAGTAGCTTAA
- a CDS encoding CarD family transcriptional regulator gives MFSVGDMAVYPAHGVGVIEAEEKKVIGGVEKIFYVMRILDNDMTVLIPKDNIDRIGLRNIISKDEAEKVYGILSEKEVTFNNQTWNRRYREYMEKIKSGSIFELAQVLRDLHIISHDKQLSFGERRMLETAKNLLIKELSLAEGKSETEIEAKINDLLSNNGG, from the coding sequence ATGTTCAGTGTAGGAGACATGGCCGTTTATCCTGCTCATGGCGTAGGGGTCATTGAGGCAGAGGAAAAAAAGGTCATCGGAGGGGTTGAAAAAATTTTTTATGTCATGCGCATTCTTGATAACGACATGACGGTCCTGATTCCTAAAGATAACATCGATCGCATTGGATTAAGAAACATTATCTCCAAAGACGAAGCGGAAAAAGTTTACGGTATTTTGAGTGAGAAGGAAGTCACCTTTAACAACCAAACCTGGAACAGACGTTATCGCGAGTACATGGAAAAGATTAAAAGTGGTTCTATTTTTGAGTTGGCTCAGGTACTTAGGGATCTTCATATCATCAGCCATGATAAACAGCTTTCTTTTGGTGAGCGCCGTATGCTTGAGACCGCCAAAAACCTTTTAATCAAAGAACTTTCTCTGGCAGAAGGTAAAAGTGAAACGGAAATAGAAGCCAAGATAAACGATCTTCTCTCAAATAACGGAGGATAG
- the pth gene encoding aminoacyl-tRNA hydrolase, protein MGKYSWLWVGLGNPGPKYRYTRHNFGFLVLDFFAQKKGLSFAPGPFQSEICPYKDVLLVKPQTFMNLSGEAVSPWVRKLYLKPEQVLVIHDDLDLPLGRIKFVPKGGAGGHRGVKSIIDALGTKDFPRLKLGIGRPAPGQEVKDYVLERFSTDEWPTVESILEKTSEALDFLLENGLLKTMSIYNRA, encoded by the coding sequence GTGGGCAAATATTCGTGGCTATGGGTGGGCCTCGGGAATCCGGGGCCCAAATATCGCTACACCCGGCATAATTTTGGCTTTTTGGTGCTGGATTTTTTTGCCCAAAAGAAGGGCCTATCTTTTGCCCCAGGGCCTTTTCAAAGTGAAATCTGCCCGTATAAAGACGTCTTATTAGTCAAGCCCCAGACTTTTATGAATCTCTCAGGAGAAGCTGTTTCTCCCTGGGTGCGCAAGCTTTACTTAAAGCCAGAGCAAGTGCTTGTGATTCATGACGATTTAGATTTGCCCCTTGGGCGTATTAAATTTGTTCCCAAGGGAGGCGCCGGTGGACATCGAGGGGTAAAATCCATTATTGACGCCTTAGGAACCAAAGATTTCCCGCGCCTAAAATTAGGCATTGGGCGCCCTGCTCCCGGACAGGAAGTGAAAGACTATGTTCTTGAGCGCTTTTCCACGGATGAATGGCCTACGGTGGAATCTATTTTAGAAAAAACCTCTGAAGCGCTTGATTTTTTGTTAGAAAATGGCCTTCTGAAGACCATGAGCATTTATAATCGTGCCTGA
- a CDS encoding 50S ribosomal protein L25/general stress protein Ctc, which translates to MKTIELAVKVRDKTGKGVARKLRAAGLVPGILYGPGSEPTPLAVRLSDLKRYLYRYRDEQLLFDLTLENNGSTTKKMALVKELQYHPVTDEIIHVDFYEISMEREVEVEVPIELVGKAKGVEAGGHLQQLLQTMTVACLPGAIPDKIEVDVSDLDIGDVIHVRDLTPPEGVRYLDSPDEPIVTILEPAGEEIAAEGEEEAAAEETETTE; encoded by the coding sequence ATGAAAACTATCGAGCTAGCAGTTAAAGTAAGAGATAAAACAGGCAAAGGTGTGGCGCGCAAACTAAGGGCCGCAGGGCTTGTTCCGGGGATACTTTATGGTCCAGGAAGCGAGCCCACTCCTTTGGCGGTAAGGCTTAGTGATTTAAAGCGTTATCTTTATCGCTATCGTGATGAGCAGCTTCTTTTTGATTTAACCCTTGAGAATAACGGTTCTACCACGAAAAAAATGGCCCTGGTAAAAGAGCTACAATATCATCCTGTTACAGACGAGATAATTCACGTTGACTTTTACGAAATTTCTATGGAGCGCGAGGTTGAGGTAGAAGTTCCCATTGAACTTGTGGGCAAGGCCAAGGGGGTGGAAGCTGGCGGTCACTTACAGCAGCTCCTTCAAACCATGACGGTGGCATGCTTACCTGGAGCTATCCCTGATAAGATCGAAGTTGACGTTTCTGACCTTGATATCGGCGACGTTATCCACGTTCGCGATCTTACTCCACCTGAAGGGGTTCGCTATCTCGATAGTCCTGACGAGCCTATTGTTACCATCCTTGAGCCTGCGGGAGAAGAAATTGCTGCCGAGGGCGAAGAAGAAGCCGCAGCCGAAGAAACTGAAACTACCGAATAA
- a CDS encoding ribose-phosphate pyrophosphokinase: MFLNHLKIFTGNANPELAKKISAYLSIPLGQAVVKTFSDGEIYVEIKENVRGSDAFVIQPTCPPVNDNLMELLIMVDALRRASARRITAVIPYYGYARQDRKVIPRTPITAKLVANLITVAGARRVLTIDLHAGQIQGFFDIPVDHLYAAPVLIRYLKEEFRGKDLVIVSPDAGGVERARAYAKRLEAGLAIIDKRRLRPNESEVMNVVGDVKGKIAIILDDMIDTAGTMCKAAEALSERGAKEVHGMATHPVLSGPALERIKKSPMKTVVVTDTIPLREEAKKLKKIKVLSVAELLGEAIRRIHHDDSVSSLFV; encoded by the coding sequence ATGTTTCTTAACCACTTAAAAATTTTTACCGGGAATGCCAACCCAGAGCTTGCGAAAAAAATTTCAGCTTATCTTAGCATCCCTTTGGGGCAGGCAGTTGTTAAGACCTTTAGTGATGGTGAGATTTACGTAGAAATTAAAGAAAACGTGCGTGGTTCTGATGCCTTTGTGATTCAGCCCACGTGTCCTCCGGTAAATGATAACCTTATGGAACTTCTGATCATGGTTGATGCCCTAAGGCGTGCTTCGGCCAGGCGAATCACCGCGGTGATCCCCTATTACGGCTACGCTCGCCAGGATCGCAAAGTTATTCCGCGCACCCCTATTACCGCAAAACTCGTGGCAAACCTTATCACCGTGGCCGGGGCAAGAAGAGTGCTTACTATTGACCTTCACGCTGGCCAAATACAGGGGTTCTTTGATATTCCAGTTGATCATCTCTATGCGGCGCCAGTACTTATCCGTTACCTGAAAGAAGAATTTCGCGGTAAAGACCTGGTTATTGTCTCTCCTGACGCCGGAGGTGTTGAAAGGGCTAGGGCTTATGCCAAAAGGCTTGAAGCAGGCCTTGCTATTATTGATAAAAGACGCTTGCGTCCCAACGAAAGCGAAGTAATGAACGTGGTGGGTGATGTCAAAGGAAAGATAGCTATAATCCTTGATGACATGATCGACACTGCAGGGACTATGTGTAAGGCTGCCGAGGCCCTTAGTGAACGCGGAGCCAAAGAAGTACACGGTATGGCAACCCATCCCGTACTCTCAGGGCCAGCCCTTGAACGTATCAAAAAATCTCCTATGAAAACAGTAGTTGTTACAGACACCATTCCTTTGCGCGAAGAGGCCAAAAAACTCAAAAAGATCAAAGTTTTGTCCGTAGCAGAACTTTTAGGAGAAGCTATACGGAGGATCCATCACGATGATTCCGTGAGCTCTCTTTTCGTATAG
- the ispE gene encoding 4-(cytidine 5'-diphospho)-2-C-methyl-D-erythritol kinase, whose translation MTVFAPCKINLVLKILFRREDGYHELYTIFQKITFGDELTFNFVSEGLSLEVNGESVPTDDTNLCVKAARLYAKEAGLSFGLHIQLKKNVPPGAGLGGGSSDAAAVLSFLNRHFKAFTQERLLILGKKLGADVAFFLVPYSTALARGIGEKLFPWKTHEAWYVILLPRVNISTKWAYENLRLTTCQPPPNYVPDQPLWEQGLVNDFEALVFKHFPGLKLLKERLLEEGAKAALLSGSGAAVFGVFEKRQMAEKALKNIERDDIKKKILARNYIPGGKEERENVS comes from the coding sequence ATGACGGTATTTGCGCCTTGCAAAATAAATTTGGTTTTAAAGATACTTTTTCGTCGTGAAGATGGTTATCACGAGCTTTATACCATTTTTCAAAAGATAACATTTGGCGACGAATTAACCTTTAATTTTGTTTCAGAGGGCTTGAGTTTAGAAGTAAATGGCGAAAGTGTTCCCACTGACGACACCAATCTATGTGTCAAAGCTGCGCGTCTTTATGCTAAAGAAGCAGGACTTTCCTTTGGGTTGCATATTCAGCTAAAGAAAAATGTTCCGCCAGGTGCAGGCCTTGGGGGAGGAAGCAGTGATGCTGCCGCAGTGCTTAGCTTTTTAAATAGGCACTTTAAGGCTTTTACTCAGGAAAGATTACTAATTCTTGGCAAAAAACTAGGAGCTGATGTTGCTTTTTTCCTGGTACCATATAGTACAGCCCTTGCCCGAGGAATAGGAGAAAAACTTTTTCCTTGGAAGACCCATGAAGCGTGGTATGTAATACTCTTGCCTCGTGTTAATATTTCTACTAAATGGGCATATGAAAATTTAAGGTTGACAACTTGCCAACCACCACCTAATTATGTGCCGGACCAGCCCTTGTGGGAACAGGGGCTAGTTAATGATTTTGAAGCCCTGGTTTTTAAACATTTTCCAGGGCTTAAGCTTTTAAAAGAAAGGCTTTTGGAAGAAGGGGCCAAGGCCGCGCTTCTCAGCGGGAGCGGGGCTGCGGTCTTTGGTGTGTTTGAAAAAAGGCAAATGGCTGAAAAAGCTTTAAAAAACATTGAACGAGACGATATCAAAAAGAAGATATTGGCAAGAAATTATATCCCCGGGGGCAAGGAGGAGCGGGAAAATGTTTCTTAA
- a CDS encoding DUF1844 domain-containing protein gives MVEEKEKREDLPPVNFSMFILSLNTSALVHLGELPDPHSQQKKKDLALARQTIDILDMLKEKTRGNLTREEEKLLDTILYELRMIYLRVSGGK, from the coding sequence ATGGTTGAGGAAAAAGAAAAAAGAGAGGATCTGCCGCCGGTAAATTTTAGTATGTTTATTCTTTCGCTAAATACCTCGGCGTTGGTGCACTTAGGAGAGCTGCCAGATCCTCATTCCCAGCAAAAGAAAAAAGACCTTGCCCTTGCACGCCAAACCATAGACATCCTTGATATGCTCAAAGAAAAAACCCGTGGCAATTTGACACGGGAGGAAGAAAAGCTCCTCGATACCATTCTCTACGAACTCCGTATGATTTATCTCAGGGTAAGTGGTGGAAAATAG
- a CDS encoding universal stress protein, translating to MSVEIKKIGVGLDGSEASFKALKEALDLAKKLGAEIVALHVLPIPTEFADLGGMLVDVEAQLRNEAEAILARGAEEAKKKDVPYTGVILEGDIAESMANYAADKGLDLLVVGYQGKSKLSELIMGSVTSRLLGISKVPVLVIK from the coding sequence ATGTCAGTGGAAATCAAAAAGATCGGGGTGGGGCTTGACGGTTCAGAGGCAAGTTTTAAGGCCTTAAAAGAAGCTCTTGATTTAGCCAAAAAACTTGGCGCAGAAATTGTTGCCCTTCATGTGCTTCCTATCCCTACAGAATTTGCAGATTTAGGGGGCATGTTGGTGGATGTAGAAGCCCAGCTAAGGAATGAAGCTGAGGCTATTCTTGCGCGCGGAGCAGAAGAAGCCAAAAAGAAAGACGTGCCTTATACCGGCGTTATCCTAGAGGGTGATATTGCAGAAAGCATGGCAAATTATGCCGCGGATAAAGGCCTTGATTTGCTAGTTGTGGGGTACCAGGGTAAATCCAAGCTTTCAGAGCTTATTATGGGAAGTGTGACTTCTAGATTGTTAGGCATTTCCAAAGTTCCCGTTTTAGTTATTAAATAG
- a CDS encoding ATP-binding protein — protein sequence MVFFNREKDIKRFKAVLSGEPNLIHFVYGPINSGKTALLIKVFDELPSEYRVFYINFRARYISEFQDLLKVLFEVQFSRRRKKAREIVKEFFKAGTKAVERYKGIPIPEKIFDHIFADSRRVDDVFRYLEDIFEETVKAGLRPVLVLDELQLIKEVVNTSGRLVLKGLFNFMVRVTKELHLCHCLCATSDCLFIEEIYFDARLEGRAEYLLVDDLEKEDALRVYKNFGFKEKDLIWDYVGGKIGDMVRLLEKKKQGYNEQEALEHLLTEEKARLTWLLGGLKEENSLLFDEVEEILAYFEANFVMAYDPLKRKALRFLIAENVLFYDPLKGEVRPQGKLLWHAIKNFLGNGGSHVSGNQKDRGGA from the coding sequence ATGGTATTTTTTAACAGGGAAAAAGATATAAAACGCTTTAAAGCGGTACTTTCTGGTGAGCCAAACCTGATTCATTTTGTCTACGGACCTATAAACAGTGGCAAAACAGCTTTGCTTATCAAAGTATTTGACGAACTTCCTTCAGAGTATCGGGTCTTTTATATAAACTTCCGTGCCCGGTATATAAGTGAATTTCAGGATTTGCTTAAGGTCCTTTTTGAAGTTCAATTTAGCCGCAGGCGCAAAAAAGCCCGTGAAATCGTAAAAGAATTTTTTAAAGCAGGAACTAAAGCTGTTGAACGCTATAAAGGTATCCCCATTCCCGAAAAAATATTTGATCATATTTTTGCTGATTCACGACGGGTAGATGATGTTTTTCGCTACTTAGAAGATATTTTTGAAGAAACAGTAAAAGCAGGATTACGACCTGTTTTAGTATTAGATGAACTACAACTGATAAAAGAAGTGGTTAATACCTCCGGGAGGCTCGTTTTAAAAGGGCTTTTTAATTTTATGGTACGGGTTACGAAAGAACTCCATCTATGCCATTGTTTGTGTGCCACAAGTGACTGCCTTTTTATTGAAGAAATTTATTTTGATGCCAGACTAGAAGGACGAGCTGAATATCTGCTGGTGGATGACTTGGAAAAGGAAGATGCCTTAAGGGTTTATAAAAACTTTGGTTTTAAAGAAAAAGATCTAATATGGGATTACGTAGGCGGAAAAATTGGTGACATGGTAAGGCTTTTAGAGAAGAAAAAGCAGGGATATAACGAACAAGAAGCTCTCGAACACTTGTTGACTGAAGAGAAGGCGAGGCTTACTTGGCTATTGGGTGGTCTAAAGGAAGAAAATTCTCTCTTATTTGATGAAGTAGAAGAAATTCTGGCTTATTTTGAAGCAAATTTTGTTATGGCCTATGATCCTTTAAAAAGAAAGGCCCTCAGGTTTTTGATTGCTGAAAATGTGTTATTTTATGACCCACTTAAAGGAGAAGTTAGGCCTCAGGGAAAACTTTTGTGGCACGCAATAAAAAACTTTTTGGGAAATGGAGGTTCTCATGTCAGTGGAAATCAAAAAGATCGGGGTGGGGCTTGA
- a CDS encoding MogA/MoaB family molybdenum cofactor biosynthesis protein, protein MAFTAGVLTLSDKGALGEREDTAGPLIKEALLKAGFQVPAYRIIPDDYEEILVVLVDWVDRKGLDLIITTGGTGLSPRDVTPEATRAAIEKEVPGIAEAIRAYGMKHTPYAMLSRGIAGIRKQSLIINLPGSPKACQESMEVILPVLNHALEKIKGSTKECAR, encoded by the coding sequence ATGGCTTTTACGGCGGGGGTCTTGACCTTGTCTGACAAAGGTGCCCTGGGAGAAAGAGAAGACACCGCAGGGCCTCTTATCAAAGAGGCCCTGCTAAAGGCTGGTTTTCAGGTGCCTGCTTATCGCATTATTCCTGATGATTACGAAGAAATTTTAGTGGTGTTGGTGGATTGGGTGGATAGAAAAGGCCTTGATCTTATCATTACCACAGGCGGTACCGGGCTTTCCCCAAGGGACGTTACTCCTGAGGCCACCAGGGCGGCCATTGAAAAGGAAGTCCCGGGGATTGCTGAAGCTATAAGGGCTTACGGCATGAAACATACTCCGTATGCCATGTTGAGCAGGGGGATAGCTGGTATCAGAAAGCAAAGCTTAATTATCAATCTTCCAGGAAGCCCGAAGGCTTGTCAGGAATCCATGGAAGTAATATTGCCGGTGCTTAACCATGCCCTTGAAAAGATTAAGGGAAGCACCAAAGAATGTGCACGCTAA